Within the Dolichospermum compactum NIES-806 genome, the region ACCCCAGTCAATCTCCGCTTCTGGCTCTAAATCTTGGCTAAGGAGTTGTGAGAGGGTGTATTTGGGAAATTTTTGAACTGGTCTTACCATGAGTTGCCCTTGCTCAATACGGCAGTCAACTTCATCATTGATTGATAAAGCCAATTCATCTGCAATATACTTGGGGATTCTCAAGGCTAAAGAATTTCCCCAACGACCAATTTGAGATTTCATAATTAGCGATCGCTTTAGAGATAAACAAAGTATATCTCAATTACCGCCACCCTAGACTTAAATTTTTCTGTTCACCTACTTAATTTGAGATTTCATAAATTAGCGATCGCCTTCAAGATCAACAGTTTCAGATCCCCGACTTCTGAGAGAAGTCGGGGATCTTATGTTCTTATTTTATTTATAGAGTGAAGGTTAAAGAATTTCCCCAATGACCAATTTGAGATTTCATAAATTAGCGATCGCTTTCAATATAAACAGCGATTATCTTGTAACCAATTTTCCAAATCTGACATATTTTGAAAATCCAATAATGCCTCTCCTAATGATTCTAGTTGAGAAATGGAGAGCGATCGCACTTTTTGTTGTAAACCCCTTGAAAAGGGGGACTTTGAGGGGGATTTAGGGGTGTCAGATCCCACACGAAAAAGTTTTCAAACAACCTCTGAGAATTTATTTGCACATAGTTTTTAATTGTCCGCAATAATTATGATGCTTTTCTGTATTAAGTTGAAATTGTAAAATAGATAAAACTTCAGCTAAATTATTCTTTAAAATATTATCAACAGATAACACTAAACCCGGAAATATTCGACTTTCAATTAATCCTTGCTCATTAATTGGCAAATTAATATATTTCCCATCTTCTAAATAAAACCAATCTATTTTTTGATCATACACTCGCCATACAATATATTCTTTAACTCCATGACGGCGATAAATTGTCAATTTGTTGTACAAATCATAGGATACGGTAGAACCAGAAATTTCTACGATTAATTCTGGCGCTCCTTCTACATAATCATCTTCACTAATTCGAGATTGTCCACCAAATTCAGTTTTTATCCTTAATAAAGCATCCGGTTGGGGTTCATTGTCTAAATCTAATCTGACTGTGGCATTATCTGCTAATTCCAACCCCGGTGTATTAGCTGCGTAGAACCCTAACCATGTCATTAAGTAACTATGGGGTAAACCGTGACTTCTGTATCTTAATGCTGCTGCCATATAAACTACTCCATCAATTAATTCTGCCTTTTTTTGAGGTGGCATGAACTGATAACGGCGTTCAAATTCTAACCGATTTAGGTGATCGCCATTCTCTAATGGAGGAATAATAGAAGTTAACATAGTTAGTATCTAATTACAGTTTTTTCGTGATAGCAACAGCCAGTATACCGGGTCTATTAGATGGTATCATCCTAACTCTTCTGCCAAATTTTCCCAATCCAAAGCTGTGATATCTTGACTGGCTAAGGCTTAATATAAATTCAAGTCACTACCTGTAAATACATTATCTTCTGTATAAGAAGGTGGACGAAAGGTGCATGAGTTTTTCTGTTAGAAAGTTGCCCGTTCCCTGTTCCCTCTGAACATCATTTTCACGACATTTCCGATTTCGCTCACACATTCTCTGCACTTCGGCCTCCTGATCATTAACTAAACAATAGATCACAAGAAGGTTGCATGGGAGGGACTGAGATCAAAAAGACCATCAAAGCCCAACTCACTGTTCAATACTATTCCGGTTCTGTCACTCTCGGACAACAATAATCGAATTTTTTGTAACTCTTATTTTATACAGGTTTGCGATCGCTGTTCTCTAATGGATCAATAATAGAATAACACAGATTTAATTAGTAGTTCCTTAAGTTCAGAAAGTTCAGAGATTCTGATTCAAATGTCATATTTGTTGTCAGCACATTTTGCTTAACTCCTCTGATTGACACTCCCCGGTCTAAAGACACGGGGATTATTAAGATTTCACAATCTTAATATTTTGTTTGCACAAGTTCCCAGACTCAGTACGTTTGCACAAAAGTGCGTGCTGATATTTTATCTAGGTCGTGTGAAACGTCAAAAATCTCAACTTACTGATGGGGATGAACTACTCCATCTTACTTCGTTGAAGATGGGGTAGTTCATCCATTTTTTTAGGGACTGAATCAGATTTTTCTCATGATTCTAATTTCGCATCTACCATCATTTTCACAACATCCTGCATTTTATATCTAGCCTCCCATCCTAATTGGATTTTAGCCTTACTCGGATTACCTTTACCGACCGCCAAATCCGTAGGTCTGAATAGGCTACTATCAACAACTACATGATCACGCCATTCTAAATTTACAGATGCAAATGCAGCAGCAACAAAATCTTCCAAGGAAGTGTTTTCCCCCGTTGCAATCACATAATCATCAGGCTGTGTTTGCTGCAACATTAAATACATGGCTTTCACGTATTCCTGCGCCCAACCCCAGTCCCGCTGAATTGACATATTACCTAAATATAATTTTTCGTTACTACCTTGGGCTATCCGACAGGCAGTAGCAATAATTTTTTGAGTGACAAATCTTTCTGGACGCAGGGGAGATTCATGATTAAATAAAATTCCTGAACAGGCAAATAAACCGTAAGCTTCTCGGTAGTTAGCCACTTCCCAAAAAGCAGCAGATTTAGCTACAGCATAAGGACTTCTGGGGCGAAATGGAGTTGTTTCTTCGGCTGCTATATTGCCAGTATCACCAAAGCATTCACTCGAACCTGCATTGTAAAGTTTAATCCGAGTGCCTAAAAACCGAATGGCTTCTAATAAATTTAGTGTGCCTGTAGCTATGCTTTCTAAAGTTTCTACAGGTTGTCCAAAAGATAAACCTACGGAAGTTTGTCCTGCTAAGTTGTAGACTTCATCTGGTTGGATTTTTGTGAGTACCTGTAAGACGCTACGGAAGTCAGTCAAGGACATTGACTCTAACTTTACTTGATCTTTAATGCCTAAGTGGACTAAATTCTGGAAAGGTGAGATTTGGGCATCTCTGGAAGTTCCACAGACTGTGTAACCTTGATTAAGTAGTAATTCTGCTAGATAAGCTCCGTCTTGTCCAGATACTCCACAAATGAGAGCTTTTTTCATATCAATTCATTACCCAGAAGTCTTTAACACTGTTACCCCCAAGCATTCGGGATTGCCTATAGGTAAATTCTCCCACGGAAGGATTGCGATGGGGATGAATAACCCCTGTTGCTTGTTGCCAAAGTTCGGCAGGGGCAAGAGATATTTCGTATTTAGATCCATGCTTATGTACATGATACCATTTTGTTTCTTGGCACTCTTCGCACCAAAAAGCTTCCAACCACTCACCTTGCAAAGAAACTGTAGTTTTATTGGCGACTAAAATCATCGCTTCTCGTCTACTTATACCTCGCTCTTGCAGTTGTCCAGCTTGTTCGGCAAATAGTCCGTGTTTTTGGCTAACACTATCTATGTAACAGCTATGTATGGGACAATAGATAGCTCTCCGTTGGGAACGTTTCCGATTTCGCTCACACCTTTTCTGCACTTCGGCCTCCTGATCATTATCATTAACTAAAATAATAGTTCGTAAGAAGGTTGCATGGGAGGAACTGAGATCAAAAAGACCATCAAAGCCCAACTCCTGATTCAACGTTGTCTGAGGTATTAAATTTTGTTAACTGAGTTGTCTAAAATTTACTGAATTTGTTCACACGCTAGCGCTGATTAGGCGGGAGTGACATTTCAATTCATAGATCGTTCTAGCACATTGATGTATTGTTTAGAGATGATTTCTGGTGTAAAGTTTGATTGCAAATATTCGCGGGAGGCATTACCCATTTTTTCTGCAAGTTGGCGATCGCTCTTTAAGTTGAGAATAAATTTAGATAAACTATCACTGTCTCCATTTTCAATGCTAATACCAAACTGACCATCTGTGATTAGCTGTCGTAGGTAGGAGTCTTTTGGACAAATAGCTGCTATTGGTCTTCCCGCAGCTAAAGCTGGATAGAGTTTGCTGGGAGCAACTAGGCTTTCTAGACCTGCTTCTACACTAATANNNNNNNNNNNNNNNNNNNNNNNNNNNNNNNNNNNNNNNNNNNNNNNNNNNNNNNNNNNNNNNNNNNNNNNNNNNNNNNNNNNNNNNNNNNNNNNNNNNNNNNNNNNNNNNNNNNNNNNNNNNNNNNNNNNNNNNNNNNNNNNNNNNNNNNNNN harbors:
- a CDS encoding Uma2 family endonuclease, with amino-acid sequence MLTSIIPPLENGDHLNRLEFERRYQFMPPQKKAELIDGVVYMAAALRYRSHGLPHSYLMTWLGFYAANTPGLELADNATVRLDLDNEPQPDALLRIKTEFGGQSRISEDDYVEGAPELIVEISGSTVSYDLYNKLTIYRRHGVKEYIVWRVYDQKIDWFYLEDGKYINLPINEQGLIESRIFPGLVLSVDNILKNNLAEVLSILQFQLNTEKHHNYCGQLKTMCK
- a CDS encoding GDP-mannose 4,6-dehydratase, whose protein sequence is MKKALICGVSGQDGAYLAELLLNQGYTVCGTSRDAQISPFQNLVHLGIKDQVKLESMSLTDFRSVLQVLTKIQPDEVYNLAGQTSVGLSFGQPVETLESIATGTLNLLEAIRFLGTRIKLYNAGSSECFGDTGNIAAEETTPFRPRSPYAVAKSAAFWEVANYREAYGLFACSGILFNHESPLRPERFVTQKIIATACRIAQGSNEKLYLGNMSIQRDWGWAQEYVKAMYLMLQQTQPDDYVIATGENTSLEDFVAAAFASVNLEWRDHVVVDSSLFRPTDLAVGKGNPSKAKIQLGWEARYKMQDVVKMMVDAKLES
- a CDS encoding DUF4351 domain-containing protein — translated: MGSDTPKSPSKSPFSRGLQQKVRSLSISQLESLGEALLDFQNMSDLENWLQDNRCLY
- a CDS encoding AbrB/MazE/SpoVT family DNA-binding domain-containing protein, which codes for MKSQIGRWGNSLALRIPKYIADELALSINDEVDCRIEQGQLMVRPVQKFPKYTLSQLLSQDLEPEAEIDWGKPTGNEEW